CAGGGCAAGCCAGCGAAGGGCAAGAGTGGGGCCATTTTTTAAGCAATGATGACGAAAAGACACGGCTCTTACGCTTTAATGCGCCTTTATCGAGGAAAGGAAACCAATACCGGTTTATCCATAAATCCCTGCGAGATTATTTTGTGGCGAGAGCGTTGTGGGAAGAGCTGGGAAGTGGTGCTAAGAGTCATGAAGTAGAGCTATCTAAGAAACTGGGTGTGATAAGAAATGTACGTCCAGTATGGGAAAGTCTAGGCGAAGGATTTGAGTTTGAGTCATCTGTGCAATTCAACGCACTGAATGTAGTAGAAGACCCAGCAGTGCAGAGTTTTTTAGTAGAGCGAGTGCAAGAGGATAGAGTTTTACTGAAGGCTCTTTTAGCGTGGGTGAAAGTGTCTAAGAGCCGAGAGGATGTTAAAAGAGGCGCGTCGAATGCACTGACGGTCTTAGTGAAAGCGGGAGTTCAGTTTAATGGATGTGATTTAAGAGGAATCCAGGTACCTGGATCTGATCTGAGTAATGGAGTATTTGATTCAGCGCAGTTGCAAGGGTCGGATTTGAGTGGAGCAAATCTTCGTGCGATCTGGCTGCGTGAGGCGAATTTAAACGGCTCGCAGATGTCAGGAGTGCAGTTTGGAGAATGGCCTTATCTGAAAGAAGAGGGCGTGGTGAATTCGTGCGCGTATTCGCCCGATGGGAAAATATGCGCGATGGGTCTTGGTAACGGTACGATCCGTGTGTATGCGACGTCGAATTGGGAAAAAATCCACACCTTACGTGGACATACTTTCTCTGTTAGGGGCGTGGTGTATTCGCCGAGCTTGCGCGGGCATACGAATAGTGTTCTGAGCGTAGCGTATTCGCCGAGCGGTTTGCAGCTCGCCTCGGGCAGTTATGACTGTACGGTACGTCTGTGGGACGCGGAAAGCGGCGCCCTTAGTCACACCTTAGCAGGACATACCTCCAATGTTACTAGCGTGGCGTATTCGCCGAGCGGTTTGCAGCTCGCCTCGGGCAGTTATGACTGTACGGTACGTCTGTGGGACGCGGAAAGCGGCGCCCTTAGTCACACCTTAGAAGGACATACCAACCGGGTTAATAGCGTGGCGTATTCACCGAGCGGAATGCAGGTCGCCTCGGGGAGTCATGACCAGACGGTACGTCTGTGGGACGTGGAAAGTGGCGCCCTTGCTCACACCTTAGCAGGACATACCTCCAATGTTATTAGCGTGGCGTATTCGCCGAGCGGTTTGCAGCTCGCCTCGGGGAGTTATGACAAGACGGTACGTCTGTGGGACGCGGAAAGCGGCGCCCTTAGTCACACCTTAGAAGGACATACAAACTGGGTTAATAGCGTGGCGTATTCACCGAGCGGAACGCAGGTCGCCTCGGGGAGTCATGACCGGACGGTACGTCTGTGGGACGCGGAAAGTGGCGCCCTTGCTCACACCTTAGCAGGACATACCTCCCATGTTTATAGCGTGGCGTATTCGCCGAGCGGTTCTCAGATCGCCTCGGGCAGTTGGGGCGGTACGATGCATCTGTGGGAGGCGCAAATCGGTGCCCTTGGTCACACCTTACGTGGACATACAGAAGCTGTTAGTAGCGTGACGTATTCGCCGAGCGGAATGCAGCTCGCCTCGGGGAGTTATGATAAGACGGTACGTCTGTGGGAGGCGCAAAGCGGAGCCCTTGTGCACACCTTACGCGGACATACCTCCTATGTTAATAGCGTGGTGTATTCGCCGAGCGGAACGCAGGTCGCCTCGGGGAGTGATGACAATACGGTTCATCTGTGGGACGCTCAAAGCGGCGCCCTTGGTCACACCTTACGTGGACATACAGAAGCTGTTAGTAGCGTGACGTATTCGCCGAGCGGAATGCAGCTCGCCTCTGGCAGTGGTGACAAGATGGTACGTCTGTGGGAGGCGCAAAGCGGAACCCTTGTGCACACCTTACGCGGACATACCTCCTATGTTAATAGCGTGGTGTATTCGCCGAGCGGAACGCAGGTCGCCTCGGGCAGTTATGACTGTACGGTACGTCTGTGGGAGGCGCAAAGCGGAATCCTTGTGCACACCTTACGCGGACATACCCTCGGTGTTATTAGTGTGGTGTATTCGCCGAGCGGAATGCAGTTCGCCTCGGGCAGTGCTGACAATACAGTGCGTCTGTGGGAGGTGCAAAGCGGAACCCTTGTGCACACCTTAAAAGGACATACCGACTTTGTTAGTAGCGTGGTGTATTCGCCGAGAGGATCTGAGCTTGCCTCGGGGAGTTCTGACAAGACCATACGTGTGTGGGAAGTGTATTCGGGTGCTTGTCTAAAGGTGATTCAAGAGTTTACAGGGGAGGTCAATAGCGTAGCGTGGAAATGGAGGCATAACGAGGCCTATTTATTGAGTGGGAGTGCTGATAATTCATTGCGTGCGTGGGAGTTGAAAAAGGATGGAGGAGAGTATAAGGCGATGCTGTGCTGGAGTACGTGGCATGGAGTACTGATGGTGAGGGACACATTATTGGAAGGAGTAGTAGGGTTAAGCGAAATGAATAAGAAACTGTTAAAACAGAGAGGAGCTGCGTTAGCGTAAAGTCTATAAGTGCGCAGTTATATGCGTATGTATTTGCATCTTTACGGTATGTGTACAGTTGTAAATTTCACTTAATTGCGAGAGGGGCTATGGCATAGCGTTGTATGTATGCTGTAGTTGCTTATAAAACGCTTGAGCGTGTCAGAAACTAATGAGATGGTCCCCCCACTGTCTAAACTGTTTAAGTTAGTGGGGAATTTTACGGAGGCCATCAATGGATAAGGTAACGCTAATAGGAATCGATTTAGGTAAGACATCCTTTCATCTTCATGGACAAGACAAAGCAGGAAGGATGATGTTTCGCAAGAAAGTGACGCGCAAGCAATTGCTGACGTTTTTCAGCAACTTTCATTAAATCACAGTGGTCATGGAAGCGTGCGCTGGAGCCCACCATATGGCTCGCAAGCTGAAGGAATTCGGGCATCAGGTTAAACTCATTTCTCCGCAATTTGTGCGCCCATTCGTCAAGAGCAACAAGAATGACTTTGCAGATGCCGAAGCGATTTGTGAAGCGGCCTCAAGGCCTTCAATGAGATTTGTGACGCCAAAGACAGAATCGCAACTCGCATTATCTGCTCTGCACCGAGTACGCGAAGCGTTGATTAAGGATAGAACTAGCACAATCAATCAGATTCATGGTTTTCTGCTCGAATTTGGTGTGAGTTTGCCGGTTGGACACGCGGTTATTAAGCGTTTGCCTGCCCTATTAGCTGAACACCCACTGCCACCCCGGTTAGTGGCCATGCTAGAACGGTTGCACGCGCACTATAAGTATCTCGCTGAACAAGTAAGCGATATCGAGAAGGAATTGCACACGCAATTGGCCGATGACGAGATTGCCCAGCGGCTCATGACCATTCCAGGTATTGGCCCGATTACAGCGAGCGTGCTTGCGGCAGATATGGGCGATGGGAAACAATATGGTTGTAGCCGAGATTTTGCCGCATCTATCGGGCTTGTGCCGCGCCAATATAGTACGGGCGGTAGAGCCAACTTGCTGGGGATTAGTAAACGTGGCGATAAAAATATCCGCCGGCTCCTTGTGCAATGTGCTCGTTCCATTATGAAAAACGCTGATAAACGTGTCGATCAGCTTAGCCTCTGGATACAAATCATGCTGACACGACGACACTCGAATGTCGTCGCCTGTGCACTCGCCAATAAGCTGGCAAGAATCGCATGGGCAGTTGTTGCTCGCCATAAAGTGTTTGAAGAAAAGGCTTTTGTCATGCCTGCTTAAGCATGTTTTTTTAACAATTTATTAACACCCACCCACTGGTTTTGCGAACGCTGAAATTTGATGACGTAAACGGCACAGAGGCCCGGTGAAGAACCTGTTCACACAATAAGTCACTAAGACTGAGAAATTTTTTAGGATCACTGGGCGCGGCTCTCATCGTGGAGCAGGGAGATTTCTCCCTACAATGACTCCGAATAGATTTAGGCAAGCCACCACAGCATCAAAAATCAGTCTTGCAAAAAACGGGGGGACCATAGATTTGTGTGCAGAGGAATTCATCTGATAATAGAAGTAATAAAAAAGGAATCCTATGACAAAGTTAGACGAAGGACTATTAGATAAAATCTTAGAAGGAGTAGATCCGTCGAATCCGCAATCGCTATTTACAGAGGCCGGGTTATTTGGTCAGCTAAAAAAAGCATTAGCAGAGAGAATGCTGCAAGCGGAATTAGACCATCATCTTGCTCAAGAGCGGAATGCGGGAGAAATAAAAAGTAACTATAAGAATGGGAGTAGCAAGAAGACAGTATTAGCGTCTCAGGACAAGATAGAGTTGAATATACCTCGAGATCGGGAGGGGAATTTTGATCCACAATTGATAGCGAAGCACCAAAGACGCTTACCTGGGTTCGATGATAAGGTGATTTCCCTGTACGCAAGGGGTTTACCGGTAAGAGAGATCCAAGGGCATCTGACGGAACTTTATGGTCTAGAAGTCTCGCCAGACCTAATCTCAAAGGTGACCTCAAGCGTAATGGATGAGGTGACTGAATGGCAGAATCGTCCGTTGGAGTCCGTGTATCCGTTGGTATTTTTTGATGCACTGCGAGTGAAGATACGGGATGAAGGCAGCGTAAAGAATAAAGCGGTTTACCTGGCGCTAGGTGTAAGACCCGATGGCCTGAAAGAAATTTTAGGCATCTGGGTAGAGCAGACTGAAGGGGCAAAATTCTGGCTTAGGGTGATGACAGAACTCAAAAATCGGGGCGTGACGGATATCTTGATTGCTGTAATAGATGGGCTCAAGGGGTTTCCAGAAGCGATCACAGCCGCTTTCCCGCAAACGCAAATTCAGACCTGTATTGTCCATTTAATACGGAATAGCTTGGAGTTTGTGAGCTGGAAAGACCGCAAAGCGGTGGCGGCAGAATTGAAAACGATTTATCGAGCCACGACCGAAGAGGAAGCGGCTCAAGCGCTTGAA
The Mycoavidus cysteinexigens genome window above contains:
- a CDS encoding pentapeptide repeat-containing protein — encoded protein: MSPINPSQNTQPSLASYFPQIDSSFSNKRARPDSMHEAYDAEMQSVTQTSIGLVSIPVSGSNHQVEVHYHGTGLDLTLLETLIRQQNFALQPNTVPLANLGESIETMRQNYLSVLQVDETIRDALSLYVGPEGKAVGSVESGERFDLRHKLNAFLESDKKVFLLLGEAGSGKSTFNRYLARQLWANYELADKKEDERIPVFIQLTTLKDPNENLLTEYFTEEGFSKEQIQQLRQSRRFIFILDGYDEIKHRQRVFYTDNKLDKWDAKVIISSRPEYLGPSYQSKFYPSGQARVFEECELAQFSKAAIRGYIESHVRHAKSKWNVEQYQSALSHPDLQALIGNPFLLKVVLEVLPSLGSKEGSSNRNSYTRGALYEQFAKNWFGRSQSRLQGIQLTREEQKTFNRLAEEDFVEHGIHFSQEFALALYKKQVLVATYSTGQASEGQEWGHFLSNDDEKTRLLRFNAPLSRKGNQYRFIHKSLRDYFVARALWEELGSGAKSHEVELSKKLGVIRNVRPVWESLGEGFEFESSVQFNALNVVEDPAVQSFLVERVQEDRVLLKALLAWVKVSKSREDVKRGASNALTVLVKAGVQFNGCDLRGIQVPGSDLSNGVFDSAQLQGSDLSGANLRAIWLREANLNGSQMSGVQFGEWPYLKEEGVVNSCAYSPDGKICAMGLGNGTIRVYATSNWEKIHTLRGHTFSVRGVVYSPSLRGHTNSVLSVAYSPSGLQLASGSYDCTVRLWDAESGALSHTLAGHTSNVTSVAYSPSGLQLASGSYDCTVRLWDAESGALSHTLEGHTNRVNSVAYSPSGMQVASGSHDQTVRLWDVESGALAHTLAGHTSNVISVAYSPSGLQLASGSYDKTVRLWDAESGALSHTLEGHTNWVNSVAYSPSGTQVASGSHDRTVRLWDAESGALAHTLAGHTSHVYSVAYSPSGSQIASGSWGGTMHLWEAQIGALGHTLRGHTEAVSSVTYSPSGMQLASGSYDKTVRLWEAQSGALVHTLRGHTSYVNSVVYSPSGTQVASGSDDNTVHLWDAQSGALGHTLRGHTEAVSSVTYSPSGMQLASGSGDKMVRLWEAQSGTLVHTLRGHTSYVNSVVYSPSGTQVASGSYDCTVRLWEAQSGILVHTLRGHTLGVISVVYSPSGMQFASGSADNTVRLWEVQSGTLVHTLKGHTDFVSSVVYSPRGSELASGSSDKTIRVWEVYSGACLKVIQEFTGEVNSVAWKWRHNEAYLLSGSADNSLRAWELKKDGGEYKAMLCWSTWHGVLMVRDTLLEGVVGLSEMNKKLLKQRGAALA
- a CDS encoding IS256 family transposase, whose protein sequence is MTKLDEGLLDKILEGVDPSNPQSLFTEAGLFGQLKKALAERMLQAELDHHLAQERNAGEIKSNYKNGSSKKTVLASQDKIELNIPRDREGNFDPQLIAKHQRRLPGFDDKVISLYARGLPVREIQGHLTELYGLEVSPDLISKVTSSVMDEVTEWQNRPLESVYPLVFFDALRVKIRDEGSVKNKAVYLALGVRPDGLKEILGIWVEQTEGAKFWLRVMTELKNRGVTDILIAVIDGLKGFPEAITAAFPQTQIQTCIVHLIRNSLEFVSWKDRKAVAAELKTIYRATTEEEAAQALEAFANGPWGLKYPPIASIWQRHWQEVITFFAYPLEVRKIIYTTNAIESLHMRVRKVIKNRGHFPNDQAAIKLIYLALRNISKEWKMPPIIWRAAKIQFAILFGDRFTVSLA